A portion of the Syngnathoides biaculeatus isolate LvHL_M chromosome 7, ASM1980259v1, whole genome shotgun sequence genome contains these proteins:
- the dot1l gene encoding histone-lysine N-methyltransferase, H3 lysine-79 specific isoform X5, with product MGEKLELRLKSPVGAEAAGYPWPLPVYDKHHDAAHEIIETIRWVCEEIPDLKLAMENYVLIDYDTKSYESMQRLCDKYNRAIDSIHQLWKGTTQPMKLNKRPSNGLLRHILQQVYNHSVTDPEKLNNYEPFSPEVYGETSFDLVAQIIDEMEMMDEDTFVDLGSGVGQVVLQVAAATNCKHYYGVEKADIPATYAETMDKEFKKWMKWYGKKHGEYTLERGDFLSEEWKERIANTSIIFVNNFAFGPEVDHQLKERFANMKEGGKIVSSKPFAPLNFRINSRNLSDIGTIMRVVELSPLRGSVSWTGKPVSYYLHTIDRTILENYFASLKNPKLREEQEAARRRQQKDTKDSKSNSTTPTKPKEQNKQDSCGEEECPPLVTVVKPPAKPRQTKLLAKGRKLNNKKRGRPKKAAPAVDKKNNQSALDLLHAKTLSAAPPQDAYLQPRSPFYQLPPKVQHYPANQMLLSPTPPGLQQLLDNIKVQYLQFMAYMKTPQYQSNLQQILEQEKQKHRDLSMQAEHLHSICQSHKDKIKGLFQTKLDELGVKALTVEDLLQAQKEISAHNHQLKEQTKQLERDMAALRNHSVMLLKSRCEELKLDWGSLSLESLLKEKLALRREISEKQRHCLELQISIVELEKSQRQQELLQLKSYSPHEGSPYRKNLESRSSGDMDLSKFGLPSVPALNGVSPDRSINGTHSPSFDRVNTKTELLSRYLPISPDHDIGAAMPEARQRQHISHALPDYTRFSPAKIALRRHLNQEPTAANHLRGPGLPTHRGEIVGLHSPLGAKQSSPSPNALDAQNTQKSTERGGKEKSPSTQVDSSITSLPISIPLSTVHPSKLPVSIPLASVVLPSRAERLRSTPSPVSQASQINGYSSSSGLMNGGPHPEEQNGASSSPPHTNTLLAGPMSRGGPIQSPPLSTGGVLHYADGPPRILPEDSQERQETESDTEPQDNELRRRIFFSSSSAGSVVTGSRLHHHASSSSKQGYLSNHGNHNHQSPSTHSQHGHTPPMHTSSSQSTHVLAPQEGRKRGRRKRGSTGAVIASGSPKKRSFPGISANNHSSGSPLNINSMVNNINQPLEIAAISSPEQSSRSPAATALDQPPVLKRERPLEVNGTGRYSSAPSTDDEDSGYPADSTSSRIERKIATISLESREGPGRLGDSERGRKSSSSSGNSTGSEASSSSSMSSTSKWKSTFSPISDLKQPNSDPRQGGSPFGIGGSNLDTDYKNHQQPRKGSDGETSSYMNPNPFLSQEAGNRTAGSGGGQAGSSSDSRQVLQKQKAPRDWELKTSSSHSSQNLFITAAASSGAGILSGKVGGSPVTVSTGSSVDRKLRRERERTTGQRTLWPGQLL from the exons GATAAACACCACGATGCTGCCCATGAAATCATCGAAACCATCCG GTGGGTGTGCGAAGAGATTCCAGACCTCAAGTTGGCAATGGAAAACTATGTCCTCATCGACTACGACACCAAGAG TTATGAGAGTATGCAGAGACTGTGTGACAAATACAACAGGGCCATTGACAGCATTCACCAGCTG TGGAAAGGGACCACCCAGCCCATGAAGTTGAACAAGCGCCCTTCCAATGGGCTTCTGCGACACATCCTCCAGCAAGTGTACAACCACTCGGTTACTGACCCAGAGAAGCTGAACAACTACGAGCCCTTCTCACCAGAGGTGTACGGCGAGACCTCCTTCGACTTGGTGGCGCAGATCATCGATGAAATGGAAATGATGGATGAAGACACCTTCGTGGACCTCGGCAGTG GTGTGGGTCAGGTAGTGCTGCAGGTTGCAGCAGCAACCAACTGCAAACACTACTATGGCGTCGAGAAAGCAGACATTCCTGCAACCTATGCAGAG ACCATGGACAAAGAGTTTAAAAAGTGGATGAAATGGTATGGAAAGAAACACGGGGAGTACACT CTGGAGAGAGGAGATTTTCTGTCTGAAGAATGGAAAGAAAGAATCGCCAACACAAG tattatttttgtgaataatTTTGCCTTTGGGCCAGAGGTAGATCACCAGCTGAAGGAACGCTTTGCTAACATGAAGGAAg gtgGAAAAATTGTATCCTCCAAACCCTTTGCACCTTTGAATTTTCGCATAAACAGCCGGAACTTGAGTG ATATAGGCACAATAATGCGTGTGGTAGAGCTCTCGCCACTGAGGGGCTCCGTGTCCTGGACTGGAAAGCCAGTCTCCTACTACCTGCACACCATAGACCGCACCATA CTTGAAAACTACTTTGCGAGTCTCAAAAATCCTAAACTCAGG GAAGAGCAAGAAGCAGCTCGGCGACGTCAGCAGAAAGATACTAAGGACAGCAAAAGCAATAGTACCACGCCCACCAAACCTAAGGAACAAAACAAG CAGGACTCCTGTGGGGAGGAGGAGTGCCCCCCTTTGGTGACTGTGGTCAAGCCCCCCGCCAAACCCCGTCAAACTAAACTCTTGGCCAAAGGTCGGAAGCTGAACAACAAGAAGCGGGGCCGACCCAAGAAGGCGGCGCCGGCTGTCGACAAGAAGAACAACCAGAGTGCGTTGGATTTGCTGCACGCCAAGACCCTTTCTGCAGCGCCCCCTCAGG ATGCATACCTGCAACCACGGAGTCCCTTTTACCAACTACCTCCTAAGGTTCAGCACTATCCAGCCAATCAAATGCTGCTGAGTCCAACCCCTCCTGGTCTGCAACAACTGCTAG ATAACATCAAAGTTCAATACCTCCAGTTTATGGCCTACATGAAGACTCCTCAGTATCAGTCCAATTTGCAGCAGATTTTAGAGCAGGAGAAG CAAAAACACAGGGATTTATCCATGCAGGCTGAGCACCTCCATTCCATCTGTCAGTCTCACAAGGACAAAATCAAAGGTCTCTTTCAGACCAAACTGGATGAG ctgGGAGTGAAAGCTCTCACTGTGGAGGACCTGCTGCAGGCACAAAAGGAGATTTCAGCCCATAACCATCAGCTTAAAGAGCAGACCAAACAGCTTGAGAGAGACATGGCTGCACTGAGAAATCACAGTGTGATGTTG CTGAAGTCTCGATGTGAGGAGCTGAAGTTAGATTGGGGCTCTTTGAGTCTGGAGAGTCTATTGAAGGAGAAGCTGGCCTTGCGGAGAGAGATCTCTGAGAAGCAAAGACACTGCTTGGAGTTGCAG ATTAGCATTGTGGAACTGGAGAAAAGTCAAAGGCAGCAGGAGCTGCTTCAGCTCAAATCTTACAGCCCTCATGAGGGTTCCCCTTACCGAAAGAACCTGGAATCCCGTTCGTCTGGTGACATGGACCTGTCCAAGTTTGGCCTGCCTTCagtcccagctctcaatggCGTAAGCCCGGATCGCTCCATCAACGGCACCCACTCTCCCTCTTTCGACCGTGTAAACACAAAGACGGAGCTTCTTTCACGCTATCTGCCGATCTCTCCTGACCACGACATTGGGGCGGCTATGCCCGAGGCTCGACAGAGGCAGCACATCTCTCACGCTCTTCCCGACTACACGCGCTTCTCCCCTGCCAAAATTGCATTGCGTAGGCACCTCAACCAGGAACCCACTGCTGCTAACCACTTGAGAGGCCCTGGGCTGCCCACACACAG AGGGGAAATAGTTGGGCTTCACTCACCTCTCGGAGCCAAGCAGAGCAGCCCATCTCCTAATGCATTAGATGCCCAGAATACTCAGAAGAGCACTGAGAGG GGTGGGAAGGAGAAGAGTCCATCTACTCAGGTAGATAGCAGTATCACAAGCCTTCCAATAAGTATTCCACTGAGCACTGTTCACCCAAGCAAACTTCCAGTCAGCATTCCACTGGCCAGTGTGGTGTTGCCCAGTCGGGCTGAGAGACTG AGAAGTACTCCCAGTCCAGTGTCTCAGGCCAGTCAAATTAATG GATATTCATCTAGCTCAGGACTCATGAATGGAGGTCCCCATCCAGAGGAACAAAATGGTGCTTCTTCATCAcctccacacacaaacacacttctgGCGGGACCCATGAGCAGAGGAGGTCCAATCCAGAGCCCCCCACTCAGCACCGGAGGGGTTCTTCATTATGCAGACGGACCCCCAAGGATTCTTCCAGAGGACAGCCAGGAGCGTCAGGAGACAGAGTCAGACACGGAGCCCCAGGACAATGAATTGCGAAGgagaatttttttctcttcctcatCAGCAGGCAGCGTTGTCACAGGATCACGCCTTCACCATCATGCCAGCAGCTCAAGCAAGCAAGGATATCTCAGTAACCATGGAAACCACAACCACCAGTCGCCCAGCACACACAGCCAGCATGGTCACACGCCCCCCATGCACACGTCATCGTCACAGTCCACACACGTCCTCGCTCCTCAAGAAGGACGTAAGCGCGGTAGGCGGAAGCGTGGCTCCACAGGAGCCGTCATAGCCAGCGGCTCCCCAAAGAAGAGGTCATTCCCCGGGATCAGTGCTAACAACCACTCCTCCGGGTCCCCACTGAACATTAATTCCATG GTGAACAACATCAACCAACCTTTGGAGATCGCCGCCATCTCCTCGCCGGAGCAATCGAGCCGCAGCCCCGCCGCAACAGCCCTCGACCAACCACCGGTTCTGAAGAGAGAGCGCCCTTTGGAAGTTAACGGTACCGGTCGTTACTCCTCTGCCCCCAGCACTGATGATGAGGACTCGGGATACCCAGCTGACAGCACCAGTTCAAG GATTGAAAGAAAAATCGCTACAATATCCTTGGAGAGCAGAGAAGGACCCGGTAGACTTGGAGATAGTGAAAgag GCCGGAAGTCAAGTAGCAGCAGTGGCAACAGCACAGGAAGTGAggcatcctcatcctcatcgaTGTCCTCTACAAGCAAATGGAAGTCAACCTTTTCACCCATTTCTGACCTCAAGCAACCCAACTCTGACCCAAGACAAGGGGGCTCGCCGTTTGGAATAGGAGGGTCAAACTTGGACACTGATTACAAAAACCACCAACAGCCCAGGAAGGGGAGCGATGGGGAGACATCCAGCTACATGAATCCCAACCCCTTCCTGAGCCAAGAGGCTGGCAACCGCACCGCTGGGAGTGGAGGAGGCCAGGCTGGCAGCAGTTCTGACTCCCGCCAGGTTCTCCAGAAGCAGAAGGCTCCCCGTGATTGGGAGCTGAAGACAAGCAGCAGCCATTCCAGTCAGAATCTCTTCATAACTGCTGCTGCCAGCAGCGGTGCGGGCATTCTCAGCGGCAAAGTCGGCGGCAGCCCTGTCACAGTTTCAACAGGATCTTCAGTGG ACAGGAAGCTCCGGCGCGAGCGCGAACGCACGACTGGTCAACGGACACTCTGGCCTGGGCAGCTTCTCTAG